The DNA window TAATGGTAGACCTCATAGATCCGGAACAATTGCGCCTTACCCCCAGCTCAACACTCGTGACGAGAAAACCTGTTCTTCCACGGCACAAAGCAGGTGAGAGATTCCTCAAGGGCCCCATTCCATGGAAGTGGTTAAGTGTGGCGGCTCGATTGCCGGGCAAGGCACTTCACGTGGGGATTGGCTTGTGGTTCCTGGCTGCAGTAAACCACTCCGCCCAGGTGAAGCTGTCCATGAGCCTTTTGGGTGATATGGGGGTTTCTCGGCACTCAGCCTATCGTGGACTGTTGGCCTTGGAAAGGGCCGGACTTGTCGAAGCTCAACGGCATCCCGGAAGGAACTCGGTCGTAACAATAAGAGACTGCTCCGTACCCCCCCGTTAGGGCATGGCGGGGGGGGGCAGCAGACAGTAGCAAGAACCGGGCACAGTACAGGCACAGTCAAATTGGATGAGCCAATGACAACCAATAATCACGCGGTCGCCAGCGAGGGCATCGGGAGGCAACCGGATCTAAGATCCGTGGGCCATCCCCGCTTGCTGAGTCTCAAGCAGGCCGCTGCATACCTGGGTGTCTCCTATTGGCTGCTGAGGGATTACTGCCTGGACGGAACTCTAAAAGCCGTAAGGTTGCCGGGAAGTCGGCTGAAGAAGAACGGACGCTTGGTCGCGAACTCCAAGGACCACTTGATGCGCAAGATCATGCTCGATCGCGAAGACCTCGACCGCCTTATCGAGGAAAGCAAGGGATAAGCAGTACCAATATGACATTACGAAATGTACCCTGGGCAACGAGACGGCAGCGCAAAAACACACTGAGCTCAGCTCTGCTGACGCAAACGAGACCTTGCATAGTTACTGTAATCAGTATATACTGTACGCATGAAACGAATCACAGTCGACTTCGAGGATGGACTCCACCTCAAACTGAAGATCCAGTGTGCCACAGAAGGAATCCCGATTACGGATCTGATCAGACGTCTTGTCGAGAAGTACTTGGAGAACACCGAAAAGAAGCACGCAGGAAAATAGCCTGCATGGAGCGGACGCGCCAGCCGCTGCGAACGGCTGACGCGCCCTGACCCTGCATCCTAAAAAGGAGGACGCATGGCTGCCTGCAGTTTATCTACCCACATCATCGAAATCACCAACCAAGATCAGCGAATCCCTTCAGTCTGGAAAGCGAGGTAAGGCATGGGCATGATTTACAAACGCACCTACAAGGACAAAAAGACAGGTGAGAAAAAGGAGAGCGCCGTCTATTGGGTTCAGTACTATCGCAACGGCATCCCAATCCGAGAAAGCACAGGCACAGCCGTTTTTGGCGAGGCCCGAACGTTTTTGAATCAGCGTGAGGGAGATGTCGCCAAGGGAGTTCCTATCACGCCGAGGATGGGCCGCATCAAGTTCAGGGAAATAGCCGAGGACGTGGTCAAGGATTACAAGGTAAACGCGAAACGATCACTCCGGGACCTTGAGGCAAGGCTAAGGCTGCACATCCTTCCCTTCCTCGGCGAAGCCCGCGCATCGGCGATCACCACGGTGGATATTCGCAAGTTCATTGACCTGCGCCAGGAGGAGGAGGCATCGAACGCGGAAATCAACCGGGAACTGGCAGCAATCAAGCGGACGTACTCTCTGGCCGCTCAAGCTGGCCGAATCATTCAGAAACCTTATATCCCGATGCTTAAGGAGAACAATGTCCGGACCGGATTTTTCGAGCCGGAACAGTTCGAATCGATTCGAAAGAATCTGTCGAAGGACCTCAGCCCCGTGGTTACCTTCGCATACATTACGGGCTGGAGGATTTACAGCGAGGTAATGCCCCTAAGATGGCCCCAGGTCGATTTCGAGGCTGGCCGGGTGCGGCTGGAGGCCGGGACGACAAAAAACGACGAGGCGCGGGAGTTTCCCCTCACACAGGAGTTGAGGACCGTCCTGGAAGGCCAGAAGGCACGGGCTGCAGCCTTGAAGAAGCGGGGCATCATCTGCCCTTGGGTTTTCAATCGGGCTGGCAAGCCTATCAGAGAATTCAGGCGATCATGGAAGACTGCCTGCAGGAACGCCGGAACTCCGGGCCGGATCCCCCACGACCTTCGGCGCACAGCCGTAAGGAACCTTGTCCGAGCCGGTATCCCTGAGCGCGTTGCCATGCTGATGACGGGACATAAAACGAGGTCCGTCTTCGAGCGATACAACATCGTCAGCGCCGGCGACCTTGATCAGGCCGCGAAGCGCTTGAATGAGGTCACAGGCACAGTCGCAGGCACAGTCGCAGACACAGTCAGATCAAATGCTCCTCAAGCGGAAGTTGCAATCCCCCCCGAACACACTGTAGAATCAA is part of the Terriglobia bacterium genome and encodes:
- a CDS encoding site-specific integrase; this translates as MGMIYKRTYKDKKTGEKKESAVYWVQYYRNGIPIRESTGTAVFGEARTFLNQREGDVAKGVPITPRMGRIKFREIAEDVVKDYKVNAKRSLRDLEARLRLHILPFLGEARASAITTVDIRKFIDLRQEEEASNAEINRELAAIKRTYSLAAQAGRIIQKPYIPMLKENNVRTGFFEPEQFESIRKNLSKDLSPVVTFAYITGWRIYSEVMPLRWPQVDFEAGRVRLEAGTTKNDEAREFPLTQELRTVLEGQKARAAALKKRGIICPWVFNRAGKPIREFRRSWKTACRNAGTPGRIPHDLRRTAVRNLVRAGIPERVAMLMTGHKTRSVFERYNIVSAGDLDQAAKRLNEVTGTVAGTVADTVRSNAPQAEVAIPPEHTVESIRCNKRTRSSVG
- a CDS encoding helix-turn-helix domain-containing protein; translation: MTTNNHAVASEGIGRQPDLRSVGHPRLLSLKQAAAYLGVSYWLLRDYCLDGTLKAVRLPGSRLKKNGRLVANSKDHLMRKIMLDREDLDRLIEESKG